Genomic DNA from Pseudomonas fluorescens:
GCGCCGATACGCCGCCACCGCGAAGCGCAAGCCGAGCGGGCGTGGCGCCAGCAGCGCGAGCTTTTGCGTGAGCGCGAAGCCGCGGCTGCCGCCGCGCGCGCGCAGATGCAGGCGACCCGTGAGCAACAGGCGGTGCAGCGCGAGGCGTTGTACGGCGAGCACCGTGGCCGGGCGTTGAGCGTGTGCGAACTGAATGCCTGGAATACCCAGGAACGTCGCTTGATTGGCGAACTGGCTGAGCAAGCGCGGGCATTGCAGGCGCTGGACGATGAACAGGCGCAGCAGGCCCGGCACACGGCCGCTGCCCAGCAGCGGCTGCAAGGGCGCCGGCGAGATCTGGAAAAGCTCAGCGCAATGATGGAGTACCTGGTGGAGCCCCCCAGCGATGAATGAGCACAGCGTGCGCGGTGGGCCGACACCGCACGGCAATCCCCCGGCGGCCCCCGTCCGGCATCCGCCTCGAGCGTACGAGCAACCGCCTGCCCAGGTGAGTCGGGCAAGCCGTCCGGTGGAGCGCGAGTCCGCCCCTGCCACCGGACGCGACCCCGACCTGACGGCAGGCAGCAGTGACGGTTACTGGTTCCGTCAGTGGGTCGATGCGCCACGGGGCGGCGCGCAGGATGACAGCGCCGGCACCGGTTCGCTGTCGGGCCTGGTGAACCTTTCGAGCGGCGAAGAGGAGGCGTTTGTCGACCAGCTCACGCCACGCTTGCGCGCCACCCTCGACCAGCAATTGGACCTGCTGCTGCATCTGCCCAATCTGGGCCGCATCAAGGTCTCCGCCCGGCGGCCAGGCGGGGCGTGCGGATGGGACGTCGGCCTGAGCAGCGAAAGTGCAGACGTACAGACGCGGCTGTCGAGTCGATCCGGTCGTCTCGAAGAGGCGCTGACCCAAAGCCTGGGCCAGCCGGTCAGCGTGCGCGTAGCGCAGGAAGACGAGGTTAGCGCGACATGACAGTCCATGCATTGGTGCTGCCGACGGTGGGCAGCGAGGACGCCACCGCCCGGCGGCTATTGGGAATTGGCGTCCGGTTGCCCTTCGAGGTGGCGGGCGAGACGGGCTTGCTGGAACTGACTCCGGGCGGCGTTGCGGCTGGGAGCACGCCGTGTGTGCTGGCGTGTGCCCATGGTGTCTTTACCTTGGACGAGGCCGGCGCGGTG
This window encodes:
- a CDS encoding type III secretion protein, whose product is MNEHSVRGGPTPHGNPPAAPVRHPPRAYEQPPAQVSRASRPVERESAPATGRDPDLTAGSSDGYWFRQWVDAPRGGAQDDSAGTGSLSGLVNLSSGEEEAFVDQLTPRLRATLDQQLDLLLHLPNLGRIKVSARRPGGACGWDVGLSSESADVQTRLSSRSGRLEEALTQSLGQPVSVRVAQEDEVSAT